In the Pyrococcus kukulkanii genome, one interval contains:
- a CDS encoding flippase, translated as MLKYSRKFLAYGIIVVMGRTLGPEGLGLYSFIFYYVGILGVFSDFGVNFYVTKEVSKDKNRLRDLVPVALGLKISLAFMNFVILAVITLFLPKPLWVKLLILGVGVEAILYWVATFFTGLMYAHEVTKYEAIARITERCWAFITGVPILYYLRSLRTFVEALVAGYVIRDTMRIYFTTKIAGFVRPKFKLKEWLGILRRSYPFWLINLFTMIYYQTDVVMLNLLRGNYETGLYRGAYMFIQVALLVPTVVIPTILPPMARLWEKDRRIVRTLFNKAYMTLLGLGIVGAGGLMAFPNLLISIFLGSKFLPSIPILKILGVAVPFMFLNSLIGSLMNATGKELEFTKIVGFTALLNVVLNYILISKYGASGAALATLVSQVSVTIMGSYKAYHHLKI; from the coding sequence GACCAGAGGGTCTTGGGCTATACTCTTTCATATTCTACTACGTTGGAATCCTGGGAGTATTTTCGGACTTTGGCGTTAACTTCTATGTAACGAAGGAAGTCTCCAAGGATAAAAATAGACTCCGCGATTTAGTTCCAGTAGCCCTTGGACTGAAGATTTCCTTAGCATTTATGAATTTCGTGATTCTAGCCGTAATAACTCTATTCCTTCCAAAGCCCCTCTGGGTGAAGCTCCTGATCTTGGGAGTTGGCGTAGAAGCTATTCTATACTGGGTAGCTACTTTCTTTACTGGACTTATGTACGCGCATGAGGTTACCAAGTATGAGGCTATAGCGAGAATCACAGAAAGGTGCTGGGCCTTTATAACGGGAGTTCCAATTCTGTACTACCTCAGATCACTGCGAACCTTTGTGGAAGCCTTAGTGGCTGGATACGTTATCAGAGATACCATGAGGATTTACTTCACAACCAAAATTGCCGGATTTGTGAGGCCTAAGTTTAAACTTAAAGAGTGGCTAGGGATTCTCAGAAGGTCATATCCCTTCTGGCTAATCAACCTATTCACCATGATATACTATCAGACCGATGTTGTCATGCTAAACCTGCTGAGGGGAAATTACGAGACGGGCCTTTATAGAGGGGCATATATGTTTATTCAAGTTGCCTTGCTTGTCCCTACGGTTGTGATTCCAACCATCTTACCTCCAATGGCAAGGCTATGGGAGAAGGATAGGAGAATAGTCAGAACGCTGTTCAATAAAGCCTATATGACCCTCTTAGGACTAGGAATCGTAGGTGCCGGTGGATTGATGGCATTCCCTAACCTCTTGATCAGCATTTTCTTGGGAAGTAAATTCCTACCCAGCATTCCAATTCTCAAAATCCTAGGGGTTGCAGTTCCTTTTATGTTCCTGAACTCCCTTATAGGAAGTCTAATGAACGCAACCGGTAAGGAGCTTGAGTTTACGAAGATAGTGGGCTTCACGGCCCTGCTAAATGTAGTGCTGAACTATATTCTCATATCCAAGTATGGAGCCTCTGGAGCGGCACTTGCAACTTTAGTTTCTCAGGTCTCTGTGACCATCATGGGAAGTTATAAAGCCTATCATCATCTAAAAATTTAA